A segment of the Sandaracinaceae bacterium genome:
TAGTAGAGCTCTTCGCGGAACTCGCCGTCGGCGATGGCACCCTTCAGGTCACGGTTGGTGGCCGCGATGAGGCGCACGTCCACCGCAATGGTCTTGATGCCGCCCACCCGCTCGAACTCCTGCTCCTGGAGCGCGCGCAGCAGCTTGACCTGCATGCTGACCGGGATCTCGCCGATCTCGTCCAGGAACAGGGTGCCCTCGTGGGCCAGCTCGAAGCGCCCGGGCTTGCTGGTGACCGCACCGGTGAACGCGCCCTTCTCGTAGCCGAAGAGCTCGCTCTCGATCAGGTCGGGCGGGATGGCGGCGCAGTTCACGCGCACGTAGGGCTTGTTCACCCGCGCGCTGTTCTCGTGGAGCGCGCGCGCGATGAGCTCCTTGCCCGTGCCGCTCTCGCCGGTGATGAGCACCGTGCTGGGCGTGTCCGCCACCTTCTCGATGATGTCGTAGACCGCATTCATCTCGGGCGACTGCCCGATGATGCGGTAGCGCCCCGGCGCGCCACGTGTGGGCGTCATGGAGATCTGGTTCAGCTCACGCGTGCGCGCCGCCTTCTGCACCACGTTCCGGAACTCGGTGCGGTCGAAGGGCTTCGTGACGTAGTCGAAGGCGCCCAACTTGAGCGCCTCGACGGCCGTGTCCACGGTGCCGTGCGCGGTGATCATGACCACGGGCAGGTCGGGATGCTCTGCCGAGCAGTGGGCCAGCAGGCGCATGCCGTCCAACTTGGGCATGCGCAGATCCGTGATGAGCACGTCGATGTGGTGCTCACCGAGGGCCGCGAGCGCCTCTTCGCCGTCGCCCACGGTGAACACGTCGAAGCCATCGCGCTGCAGCTGCGCGGCCAGCACCCGCCGCAAGTTCACCTCGTCATCCGCGACGAGGATCTGCTTGCGCTCTTTCACTCCGTCGCGAGCTCGAGGCAGCGGCTGCCCGTCATGGACGAGTCTTCGCCGAGGCCCGAGCAGAGGAACACGAACGCCGCGTTGGCCCCGGGCGCGCCGGCGGCGACCTCGTGACGCGCCATGACGCCAGGGATGCCGTAGTGCGTGCGCAGCGCAGCGACCGAAGCGCCCAGGCGGTCATCGGCGCCCGGGTTCGAGATCTGCATGAAGGACACGCGGCTCACGTCCACACCACTGGCCGAGCCTGCCAGCGCGAATACGCCGCCTGCCGCGAGCTTCTCTTCCACCGTCAGGCGGGGCGCGCCCACGATCAGATCGAGGGTGCCATCGGCATCCACGTCGCCCAGCGCGAGCGCCGAGCCGAACGCGCCGTCGGTGCAGTCCAGCGCGTCCACGGTGGGGCAGCTGACCTCCATGGCGAGTACTGGGTCGTCGGCCGTGGTGGTGTCGGCGCAACCCGCCTCGAGCGTCATCAGGGCCGCCAGGTCGAACACCTGCACCATGCCCGGGTGGCCGTCGGTGGCTTCGCCGAACCCCATGTAGACCTCGGGCATGCCGTCGCCGTCGATGTCACCGGCCGTGAGCGCTTCGCCGAAGCCGTCGGGGCCATCGATGCAGGCCAACACCACCGCGTCGATGTCGGTAGGCGCGAGGGGGTCCACGCCGATGGCAGCGAGCACCACGCGGTTCTGACCGGGTGCGCTGATGACGGCGAGGTATGGAGTGAGCACCACCAGGGCGGGCACGGTGGGGAAGTCGCTGGCCAGCGTGGCCGCGTCGGGCAGGCTCGCCGTAGTGATGAACTGACCCAAGCGCGCTTCGGCTTGGACGACCCCGGCCGTGTCGGCCACCTCGCTGAGCTCTTGGGGCATGCCACCCGCGAGTGGGATGCGGTAGATGGAGCCACGCTCCCCGCTGGCGCCCGGCGCGCCCACCAATAGTGCGCTGCGTGTTGCCTCGGCGAAGTCCTGGGGCACCGCCGCGACCGCTGTGCCGAACTCGAGACCAGGGCCAGTGTTCGACGTGAATGCTTGGGTGGGCGTGGTCTCGCACTTGACGCGCACCAGGTTGGCAGAGGCCGCCCCGATGGCGATGCAGGTGCCATCGTTGGCGAACCGTGGAAGACCCGTGATGGACGTGCCCGAGCCGACTTCGCAGTCATCGGCGGGGGTCTCACAGGCTGACGACGAGATGCGGAACGTGCCGATGTCGTCGGAGTTCCAGATGTCGTAGAGCCAGGTGCCGGTGTCGGTGCCCCCGCCCACGGCGAGCCGCGTGGAGGGCTCACCGTTGGCGAGGAGGCCCTCGATGGCGGCCACCGTGGCGCCGAAGCCCGTGCGATTGAACGCGTCCGGGCGATTGATGGCTTCCACCGGGGCCTGGTCGCCCAGGTCGACGAAGGTGCCGGGGTTGCAGCCCGCGAAGAAGAGCGTGGCCACGCCGGCGGTGCCGAGGACAGTGCGAAAGAGGCTCATGGTGTTCGGGGCTTTCATCAGAAGCTCACCTGGAGCTGAGCGCCGCCCGAGCGGTCGGCGAAGTTGAAGTGCGGGACCACGGTCCAGTCGCG
Coding sequences within it:
- a CDS encoding FG-GAP repeat protein — translated: MKAPNTMSLFRTVLGTAGVATLFFAGCNPGTFVDLGDQAPVEAINRPDAFNRTGFGATVAAIEGLLANGEPSTRLAVGGGTDTGTWLYDIWNSDDIGTFRISSSACETPADDCEVGSGTSITGLPRFANDGTCIAIGAASANLVRVKCETTPTQAFTSNTGPGLEFGTAVAAVPQDFAEATRSALLVGAPGASGERGSIYRIPLAGGMPQELSEVADTAGVVQAEARLGQFITTASLPDAATLASDFPTVPALVVLTPYLAVISAPGQNRVVLAAIGVDPLAPTDIDAVVLACIDGPDGFGEALTAGDIDGDGMPEVYMGFGEATDGHPGMVQVFDLAALMTLEAGCADTTTADDPVLAMEVSCPTVDALDCTDGAFGSALALGDVDADGTLDLIVGAPRLTVEEKLAAGGVFALAGSASGVDVSRVSFMQISNPGADDRLGASVAALRTHYGIPGVMARHEVAAGAPGANAAFVFLCSGLGEDSSMTGSRCLELATE
- a CDS encoding sigma-54-dependent Fis family transcriptional regulator; this encodes MKERKQILVADDEVNLRRVLAAQLQRDGFDVFTVGDGEEALAALGEHHIDVLITDLRMPKLDGMRLLAHCSAEHPDLPVVMITAHGTVDTAVEALKLGAFDYVTKPFDRTEFRNVVQKAARTRELNQISMTPTRGAPGRYRIIGQSPEMNAVYDIIEKVADTPSTVLITGESGTGKELIARALHENSARVNKPYVRVNCAAIPPDLIESELFGYEKGAFTGAVTSKPGRFELAHEGTLFLDEIGEIPVSMQVKLLRALQEQEFERVGGIKTIAVDVRLIAATNRDLKGAIADGEFREELYYRLNVVQVVLPPLRDRPSDIPLLLEHFLSKFNKRLKREVRAFSPDALERLQGYAWPGNIRELENVVERCMLFCDGDEVRVEHLPPDVLGAGTEPRPSPRITDSSPGTELAVDALHVTGEAGLKEAVREATARVERELIVRALEKTQGNVTHTARLLKISRKSLQTKMKELGLREDGVEGAEA